The nucleotide sequence ACGGCGAGGAAAAACAGATTCTGCTCAAAGATGCCATCGACGAATTGAAAGGCGAAATCATCGGTGACCGACTGTGGGATCAGTACCAAAGCTGGCCCATGTATTCCAAGTTTTTTGATAACATGGGTCCCCTGCCGCACCACATTCACCACAACGACGAAGAAGCGGCCAAAATCGGCCAACTGGGCAAACCAGAGGCCTACTATTTTCCGCCGCAGCTCAACAACCACGGCGGCGATTTTCCGTACACGTTCTTCGGTATCGCGCCAGGTACCACCAAAGAAGAGATCAAGGAATGTTTGATGAACTTCACCAAGGGCGATAACAAGATCACCATGTACTCGCAGGCCTTTCCGCTGGTGCCGGGCACGGGCTGGGACGTACCTCCGGGTATGCTGCACGCCCCCGGCAGCCTGTGTACCTACGAGCCACAAAAAGCATCGGACGTTTTTGCCATGTACCAGTCGCTGGTCAACGAGGCCATTATTCCCGAAGAGCTACTCTGGAATGGTACCCCCCCTGACCGCATCGGTGATTATGACCAGCTGATGGAAGTGATCGATTGGGAACTGAATACCAATCCTAACCTGCTCGAAACCCGTTTCATGCGTCCCATTCCTGTGCGCGACAAGTCCGAAATGGAGGCCGAAGGTTATGTGGAAAACTGGATTTGCTACCGCTCCGACGCCTTCAGCGCCAAGGAATTGACCGTAGCACCCGGTGCCACCGTCACCATCAAAGACAGCGCCGCTTACGGTCTGATCATGATGCAGGGACACGGTACCATGGGCAACTGGGACATTGAAACGCCCGCGTTGATTCGCTATGGACAATTGACCAATGATGAGTTTTTCGTGACTGAGAAAGCCGCCCGTGAGGGCGTGACCATTGTCAACAAATCGTCCGTGGATCCCATTGTGATGTTGAAGCACTTCGGTCCTGAGAATCCGGATTTGAAATTGTAACAGCCAGGAGCTGTTTGGAAATAAATGAACAGTATTTCAGTCCGGACAGCTCCTTATTTAATTAAAACCTAAATACCTAACACCTAAAAACCTAGTACCATGCCCGAAAATAATTATCCCAAGCTCCACAACGCAACCTGGCCCGGAATCGTAGGCAAAGGCGACGATTCGCAGCCCGTTATCCCCTTTGACACCATGCTTAAGATGACCGCTAACGCGGAGGTAGACGGCCAGAAATTCGATGGTGTCGACCTCGGCCTGCTGGGTCCGCACGTGGATATTGAAAGCTCCGACGACGATATCAAACGCCTGGCTGACAAAATAGCCGGCTATGGCCTGAAGGTAGGTAGTCTGGTGGCTCCGATCTGGGGTGGTCCTACCCTGGGAAGTGACGATGACCGGAAAACGTTTGTAGAAATGGTGCGTAAAGCCTGTAACTTCGGTAAGATATTCCGCGAGGTAGGCATTCGGCCCTACGGGGTGATCCGCGTCGATTCGGCGAGCAGTCCCGAGCAGTGGGCCAAAGATCCGGCCAAGAATACTAAAATCATTGCCGATACTTTCCGGGAAGCCTGTGATGTGGCGGCAGAATTTGACGAAAAAATTGCCGCAGAAGGCGAAATATGCTGGGGAGGTATGCATGGCTGGAAAACCATGATCGAAACCATGGAAATGGTGGATCGGCCTAACATGGGCTTCCAGGCCGATATGTCGCATACACTGCTTTACACCATGGGCTACAACCGCCCCGAAGAGCGCATCCTGCCCGAGAACTACGACTGGCAGGACCGCGAGGTACTGTCCGCCGCGCTCAAAAAAATGTCGGACGCACTCCGTCCCTGGACGCTCGATTTCCACGTAGCTCAGAACGATGGTACCGTACATGGTACCGGCTCGCACGACAAGACCGGCCGCCATTGCCTGGCCACGGATCCCAACGGAAAATTGAATGTAGCTGAGGATGCGGGGTTCTGGCTGCGTGATGAAAATGGCAATCTTACCAAAAAACTGCGTCACATCTGCTGGGATGGCTGTATGTTTGACAACAGCGTGATGGAGAATCAGCAAACCTGGAACGACATCTTGGCCACGCTGATTCAGGTACGGAAGAAGCACGGCTGGTATGAATGATTAGGTGTGCTGGCGCTGAATTAAGAGCTGGTTTGCGTTTGTAACGCGCTACTAACCCAAAGAAAAATTATCAAACCGTTAACCATTAGCTGTTAACCTTTAATCCCTTTAAACCTATGGCTGACAAAAAAGAAATAAGAATTGGTCTGATTGGTAGTGGACTCATGGGCCGCACCCACACCAACGGATACAAGCGGCTGGGCGATTTTTTTCCTGAATACGAGTACCGCCCCGTTCTGAAAGCGGTCTGCGCGCGGAGTGAAGACAAGGTAAAAGCCTTTGCCGAACAGTGGGGCTATGAGTCTTATGAAACGGACTGGAAAGCCCTCATTGCCCGCGATGACATCGATGCGGTCGATATTTGTACCCCTAACGATACCCACGCGGCCATCGCCATTGCCGCTGCTGAAGCAGGCAAGATGATTCTGTGCGAAAAACCCCTCGCCCGCACGCT is from Salmonirosea aquatica and encodes:
- a CDS encoding class I mannose-6-phosphate isomerase, with protein sequence METLNKTSLAAQALEQGKGILRLAPTWVPRSFCVPGRRIKLHPDDYYVLGGVRGGIDERWLSSTTPAKNGPLTGENEGLSAIVVNDNGEEKQILLKDAIDELKGEIIGDRLWDQYQSWPMYSKFFDNMGPLPHHIHHNDEEAAKIGQLGKPEAYYFPPQLNNHGGDFPYTFFGIAPGTTKEEIKECLMNFTKGDNKITMYSQAFPLVPGTGWDVPPGMLHAPGSLCTYEPQKASDVFAMYQSLVNEAIIPEELLWNGTPPDRIGDYDQLMEVIDWELNTNPNLLETRFMRPIPVRDKSEMEAEGYVENWICYRSDAFSAKELTVAPGATVTIKDSAAYGLIMMQGHGTMGNWDIETPALIRYGQLTNDEFFVTEKAAREGVTIVNKSSVDPIVMLKHFGPENPDLKL
- a CDS encoding sugar phosphate isomerase/epimerase family protein, with product MPENNYPKLHNATWPGIVGKGDDSQPVIPFDTMLKMTANAEVDGQKFDGVDLGLLGPHVDIESSDDDIKRLADKIAGYGLKVGSLVAPIWGGPTLGSDDDRKTFVEMVRKACNFGKIFREVGIRPYGVIRVDSASSPEQWAKDPAKNTKIIADTFREACDVAAEFDEKIAAEGEICWGGMHGWKTMIETMEMVDRPNMGFQADMSHTLLYTMGYNRPEERILPENYDWQDREVLSAALKKMSDALRPWTLDFHVAQNDGTVHGTGSHDKTGRHCLATDPNGKLNVAEDAGFWLRDENGNLTKKLRHICWDGCMFDNSVMENQQTWNDILATLIQVRKKHGWYE